The sequence TATCCTTGCCCAAATTTCGCAAGTCCTGTTTCTTTTTTCGAAGCAATTCACCCACACCACCGCTCAAAGAAAAGCCCGTGACGCCATACTGTTTGGTGGTAAGAGCTTCTTCCAGGCTGCCATGGAAATAGCTGACCACATTATTAGCTGTGGGCACCAGGGTTAATGTCGTGCTTTCCCCTGCAAGGACCGGGGGGCCGTCTGCCGGCAGGAAAAATTTCAACACGCGTTGCTCCTGCATGGTTGTGCTGATAATGAAAAAAGTAATGAGCAGGAACCCAAGGTCTACCATGGGAGTAAGGTCAACCCTGGGGGATGATTTTTTTGAAGTAATGATTTCGGCCATACTGGGTGGGTTTCCAGTAAGATGACCAGGCGCTGCAATTCCATAATTAAAGTATAGTTCCAACCGCCGCCGCCATGCCCGTATGCTGCCGGGCTGCAGTTAAACATCATCGCTATTTAGTTTAGTATAAGTATCCAATATGTAGGTATGACATGATCGGTTTGGCATTATTTACGCCACCCTTAAATTATCAAACAATGAAATTTGAAAACCCGGATTGCTTTAACCATGCATTGCGATACTTTTGAAATGCAGACAGGCACTGGTTATCAAACAATATTGTGTATATGTTTAAGGAAACCACGGCGGCCAGCAATAGTTTTATTCCCTCATGTGTTTAGAAATAATAAACATATATTAGTACCACTAAACAACTGGTAGTGTTAGTATTTGTAAACATAACAGGTGGTTTTTTACCTGCATTTCTGTATTCCTTACTTAAATGATAAAATATGAATGCATATGAAAAAAGAAATTAACAGTCATTTGCGGACAGAAGGCGATATCAATTTTTCTGATGCAAGAAAGAATTGGGCGGAACGAAATAATGATCCGGCAACAACAGCTATGCTGGCAGCTGATTCAAAATATTTCCTGCATCAGTCATTGTCAACACCGTGTCTTGATGTATTGAAAAGCTGCGACGGCATTTATATTACCAACCTGCAGGGTAAATCATATATCGATTTTCATGGTAATAATGTCCATCACCTGGGATACCGTAATAAGTATATCCTGGATCGTGTAAAGGCCCAGATGGATGAACTTCCTTTTTCACCAAGGCGGTTTACCAATCCGGTTGCCGTTGAACTGGCGGAGCGGCTCGTTTCATTAACCAATGGTGTGCTTTCACGGGTGTTGTTTGCGCCTGGTGGTACCTCTGCAATAGGAATCGCCCTCAAGCTTGCACGGGTAGTAACCGGAAAATATAAGACAATCTCTATGTGGGATGCATTTCACGGGGCTTCCATGGATAGCATCACCGTTGGCGGTGAATATATGTTCCAGAAAGATATTGGTCCGCTTATCCCCGGAAATATCCATGTGCCACCGCCCGACAATTACAGGGGCATGTGGTCAAAGCCGGAGAGCGAAGACGGCGACATAGCCTATGCCGATTACATAGAATACGTGATTGAGAAGGAAGGTGATATCGGGGCCGTTGTTGCAGAAACGATCCGCAGCACGGATGTGAAGGTTCCTTCAAGAGCTTACTGGAAAAGGGTTCGGGAAATATGTGACAAGCATGGTGTGCTGCTGATCCTGGATGAGATACCCATTTGCCTTGGACGCACAGGCGCTGTTTTTACCTACCAGCAATACGGCATTGAACCGGATATACTGGTGATCGGAAAGGGCCTTGGTGCCGGTGTTGTTCCGATGGCTGCCATGTTATGCCGCGAAGAATATAATGTAGCCGGCCATATATCTCTTGGCCACTACACACATGAAAAAAGTCCGCTGGGTGCTGCAGCCGCGCTGGCTGCCCTTGACTATATGGAAGAGTTCAGGGTATTGGACCATGTACAAAAGATGGAAGCGTATATGTGTGAGCGTTTGCAAAAAATGTATAACCAGTATAGCATTATTGGCCAGGTGAGAGGAATGGGGATGTTATGGGGTGTTGAACTGGTTAAGGATCGTACTACTAAAGAAAAGGACACCGCTACTGCAGAGAAGGTCATGTACCGCTGCATGGAAAGCGGGTTAAGTTACAAGGTGTCGGCAGGGAATGTATTATCCTTATATCCCCCACTTATTACAGAACAGCATCAACTCGCTAAGGCAATGGATATCATTGAAGAGGCCATCAGGTACGTCACTAAATAACATCAGAAACGCCAGTGTATGCCTAATTATATTTCAATTCATAAGAAAGATTTTCAATTACTGATTGCAGGCGTCTTGCTGTCAATTGCCATGGTCTGCGGATGCAGAATGGATTCAAAAAACAGTTATCCGCCAGGGATAGAACATGTGATTGTAATAGGCGTGGATGGTATGAGTCCGGATGGAATCCGGAAGGCCGGCGTTCCGGTAATGAAAAGAATGATTGAAGGCGGAGCGGTAAAATGGAATGTCCGGACAGCCTTGCCTTCCAGCAGCAGTACAAACTGGGCATCCATGATTATGGGTGCAGGACCTGAGCAACATGGGATTTTAAGTAATGAGTGGGAAAAAGATAATGCCTCTCTCCCACCTGTCGTCAGGGGGGAGGAAGGCATTTTCCCCACAATATTTTCCATCGTTCGCCAGAACCGGCCTGATGCGGAAATCGGGGCAGTGTACAATTGGGGTGACTTTGGCCGCCTGTTTGAAAAGAAAGCGGTGAATTACGACCGTACGTTTTCCACGGAAGATTCGACGACTACAGATTTCATTCATTACATCAATGAAAAAAAGCCTGTATTTGCCTTCCTGCACCTGGATCATGTTGATCATGCCGGTCACCATGACGGACATGGCACACCAGCTTACCTGGCATCAATTTCAAAAGCCGATTCATTAATTGGTAAAGTATTGGATGGTATAAAGGCGGCTGGCATAGAGGACAATACATTAGTGATTATTACAGCGGATCATGGTGGCAAGGGCTATGGGCATGGCGGGGCAACGATTGAGGAAGCGGAAATTGCCATGGTTCTTTATGGAAAAGGGATTAAAAAAGGGTATGAAATACCAGAAGAAGTATATACGTATGACCTGGCTGCAACTATCGCGTTCGCACTGCATATGGAATCTCCATATGCGTGGATAGGCAGACCTGTGAAAAGTGCATTTGAAGGATTTGCAGTGCCTTCAAATTTGTGGAAGGGCAAAAGGCTCTTAGCTTCCCCCATAATATTTCCCGCCCCGAATTTATACCAGCAGGCAGGC comes from Flavihumibacter fluvii and encodes:
- a CDS encoding alkaline phosphatase family protein, with product MPNYISIHKKDFQLLIAGVLLSIAMVCGCRMDSKNSYPPGIEHVIVIGVDGMSPDGIRKAGVPVMKRMIEGGAVKWNVRTALPSSSSTNWASMIMGAGPEQHGILSNEWEKDNASLPPVVRGEEGIFPTIFSIVRQNRPDAEIGAVYNWGDFGRLFEKKAVNYDRTFSTEDSTTTDFIHYINEKKPVFAFLHLDHVDHAGHHDGHGTPAYLASISKADSLIGKVLDGIKAAGIEDNTLVIITADHGGKGYGHGGATIEEAEIAMVLYGKGIKKGYEIPEEVYTYDLAATIAFALHMESPYAWIGRPVKSAFEGFAVPSNLWKGKRLLASPIIFPAPNLYQQAGGLFIDTPATVKIQVMDKESIIRYTINGTEPDSLSMEYKAPFTLDATAVVKARAYDKAGNESPASTAYFRILKSGGGNGLQASIYEGDGWKKLPVFDNLKPLDKWVSHEFTIDQEKVKSLVRNADANFGLVFSGYLEIDQPGKYTFYLQSDDGSNLYIDNKEVVNNDGSHGVIEAGGAVQLEKGKHAIRVEYFNGFGGFWLDAFYQGPELSRQIIPVNKLFLQN
- a CDS encoding ExbD/TolR family protein, with product MAEIITSKKSSPRVDLTPMVDLGFLLITFFIISTTMQEQRVLKFFLPADGPPVLAGESTTLTLVPTANNVVSYFHGSLEEALTTKQYGVTGFSLSGGVGELLRKKKQDLRNLGKDKDMTIIIYPDKSSSYKNLVDLVDEMLINDIHKYCITDNEEAITGLNNAIKFSGQ
- the pbfA gene encoding (R)-1-hydroxy-2-aminoethylphosphonate ammonia-lyase, giving the protein MKKEINSHLRTEGDINFSDARKNWAERNNDPATTAMLAADSKYFLHQSLSTPCLDVLKSCDGIYITNLQGKSYIDFHGNNVHHLGYRNKYILDRVKAQMDELPFSPRRFTNPVAVELAERLVSLTNGVLSRVLFAPGGTSAIGIALKLARVVTGKYKTISMWDAFHGASMDSITVGGEYMFQKDIGPLIPGNIHVPPPDNYRGMWSKPESEDGDIAYADYIEYVIEKEGDIGAVVAETIRSTDVKVPSRAYWKRVREICDKHGVLLILDEIPICLGRTGAVFTYQQYGIEPDILVIGKGLGAGVVPMAAMLCREEYNVAGHISLGHYTHEKSPLGAAAALAALDYMEEFRVLDHVQKMEAYMCERLQKMYNQYSIIGQVRGMGMLWGVELVKDRTTKEKDTATAEKVMYRCMESGLSYKVSAGNVLSLYPPLITEQHQLAKAMDIIEEAIRYVTK